From the genome of Saccharomyces eubayanus strain FM1318 chromosome X, whole genome shotgun sequence, one region includes:
- the VTC4 gene encoding Vtc4p: MKFGEHLSKSLIRQYSYYYISYDDLKTELEDNLSKNNGQWSQELETDFLESLEIELDKVYTFCKVKHSEVFRRVKEVQEQVQHTVRLLDSNNPPTQLDFEILEEELSDIIADVHDLAKFSRLNYTGFQKIIKKHBKKTGFILKPVFQVRLDSKPFFKENYDELVIKISQLYDIARTSGRPIKGDSSAGGKQQNFVRQTTKYWVHPDNITELKLIILKHLPVLVFNTNKEFEREDSAITSIYFDNENMDLYYGRLRKDEGAEAHRLRWYGGMSTDTIFVERKTHREDWTGEKSVKARFALRERHVNDFLQGKYTVEQVFAKMRKEGKKPMNEIENLEALASEIQYVMLKKKLRPVVRSFYNRTAFQLPGDARVRISLDTELTMVREDNFDGVDRTHKNWRRTDIGVDWPFKQLDDKDVCRFPYAVLEVKLQTQLGQEPPEWVRELVGSHLVEPVPKFSKFIHGVATLLNEKVDSIPFWLPQMDVDIRKPPLPSNIEITRPGRSDNEDNDFDEDDEDDAALVAAMTNAPGNSLDMEESVGYGATAAPTSNVNHVVDSVNSAYYQRKIRHAENPVTKKYYEVVAFFDHYFNGDQISKIPKGTTFDTQICAPPGKTICVPVRVEPKVYFATERTYLSWLSISILLGGVSTTLLTYGSPTAMIGSIGFFITSLAVLIRTVMVYATRVVNIRLKRAVDYEDKVGPGMVSVLLIISILFSFFCNIVA; the protein is encoded by the coding sequence ATGAAATTTGGTGAGCACCTGAGCAAGTCTCTTATCAGGCAGTATAGCTATTACTACATTAGTTacgatgatttgaaaacagaGTTAGAAGATAACTTATCTAAGAATAACGGTCAATGGTCGCAAGAACTAGAAACAGATTTTTTAGAATCTTTGGAGATCGAGCTGGACAAAGTTTACACATTTTGTAAAGTCAAACACAGTGAAGTCTTTAGACGTGTGAAAGAAGTTCAAGAACAAGTGCAACATACTGTTCGTTTATTGGACTCAAATAACCCTCCCACGCAAttagattttgaaatcctAGAAGAAGAGCTAAGTGATATCATTGCTGATGTTCATGATCTagccaaattttcaagGTTAAATTACActggttttcaaaaaatcataaaaaaGCACRATAAGAAGACAGGATTTATTTTGAAACCAGTTTTCCAAGTTCGGTTGGACTCCAAAccattcttcaaagaaaactacGATGAATTAGTCATCAAGATCTCTCAATTGTATGATATCGCTAGAACCTCAGGACGCCCAATAAAGGGTGATTCATCAGCAGGtggaaaacaacaaaattttGTTAGACAGACGACAAAGTACTGGGTTCACCCTGATAACATCACGGAATTGAAAttaattattttgaaacattTGCCCGTCTTGGTTTTCAACACAAACAAGGAATTTGAAAGGGAAGATTCCGCAATCACTTCTATTTATTtcgataatgaaaatatggATCTTTATTATGGTAGATTAAGAAAAGACGAAGGTGCGGAGGCTCATAGATTAAGATGGTACGGGGGTATGTCTACTGACACTATATTtgtagaaagaaaaacccATAGGGAAGATTGGACTGGTGAAAAGTCCGTCAAGGCAAGATTTGCGCTAAGGGAACGTCATGTTAACGATTTCTTGCAGGGCAAATATACTGTAGAACAAGTTTTTGCTAAAATGCGTAAAGAGGGTAAAAAACCAATGaacgaaattgaaaaccTGGAAGCTTTGGCATCTGAAATTCAATACGTCatgttaaagaaaaaattaagacCTGTAGTGAGATCATTTTACAACAGAACTGCTTTTCAATTACCTGGTGACGCAAGAGTTCGTATTTCTCTTGATACCGAGTTAACTATGGTAAGAGAAGATAATTTCGATGGTGTTGATAGAACCCATAAGAATTGGAGAAGAACCGATATTGGTGTTGACTGGCCATTTAAGCAACTAGATGATAAGGATGTTTGTCGTTTCCCATATGCAGTCTTGGAAGTTAAGTTGCAAACTCAACTAGGCCAAGAACCTCCAGAGTGGGTGCGTGAATTGGTTGGATCCCACTTGGTCGAACCCGTTCCAAAGTTCTCCAAATTTATTCATGGTGTAGCTACTTTattgaatgaaaaagtAGATTCAATTCCATTTTGGTTGCCACAAATGGATGTGGATATCAGGAAACCCCCATTACCTTCAAACATTGAAATAACAAGACCAGGCAGGTCCGATAACGAAGATAACGACttcgatgaagatgatgaagatgatgctGCTTTGGTTGCTGCCATGACAAATGCTCCTGGTAATTCCCTTGATATGGAAGAATCCGTTGGATACGGGGCTACTGCGGCTCCTACTTCCAACGTTAATCACGTTGTAGATAGCGTTAATTCTGCttattatcaaagaaaaattagacATGCAGAAAACCCTGTTACCAAAAAATACTACGAAGTTGTGGCATTTTTTGACCACTATTTCAATGGTGACCAAATATCCAAAATCCCAAAAGGTACCACGTTTGATACTCAAATTTGTGCCCCCCCAGGAAAGACAATATGTGTCCCAGTTCGTGTGGAACCAAAAGTTTACTTTGCCACTGAAAGAACATATCTGTCTTGGTTATCCATCTCGATTTTACTGGGTGGTGTTTCGACTACCCTATTAACCTATGGTTCACCAACAGCCATGATCGGCTCAATTGGGTTCTTTATTACATCTTTGGCTGTGTTGATACGTACTGTTATGGTTTATGCTACGAGAGTGGTGAATATTAGACTAAAGAGAGCAGTTGATTATGAGGATAAGGTTGGACCTGGCATGGTTTCTGTGCTCCTAATCATATCtattttgttctcttttttctgCAACATAGTTGCTTAA
- the NOP9 gene encoding RNA-binding RNA processing protein NOP9 — MGNTKTRGRRHQEKQKKDEFEPSSTAVKNHIQDEEPAYTDDSGNKEDQPQMFFGVLDREELEYFKQAESTLQLDAFETPEEKFQFVTSIIEEAKGKELKLVTSQITSKLMERIILECDESQLKSIFQSFNGAFFGSSCHKYASHVLETLFVRSAALLERELLTPSFDTDEKDGPHVTMENMFLFMLNELKPHLKMMVNHQYGSHVLRLLILILSSKTLPNSTKTNSTLRSKKSKIARKMIDIKDNDDFNKVYQTPESFKSELRDIITTLYKSFTNGAEARSDVSQSIVTKFREYCVDKIASPVIQLIIQVEGIFDRDRSFWRLVFNTADEKDPKEESFVEYLLSDPVGSHFLENVIASARLKYVERLYRLYMKDRIVKLAKRDTTGAFVVRALLEQLKDKDVKQILDAVVPDLSMLLNSNMDFGTAIINASNKQGNYLRDDVIAQLVQKYYPEKSETKNILESCLSLSSSTLGNTRDDWPTADERRRSIFLEQLIDYDDKFLNITIDSMLALPEERLMQMCYHGVFSHVVEHVLQTTRVETIKRKLLLNILCKQSVNLSCNAYGSHIMDKLWEFTTKLTLYKERIASALVRETEKVKNSTYGRQVWKNWKLELYVRKMWDWKRLIKEQEFEIFPDSKPLQPKAEKHSRERDNSKERSTFKKQKQHR; from the coding sequence ATGGGAAATACAAAGACAAGAGGTAGAAGACATcaagagaaacaaaagaaggaCGAATTTGAGCCTAGTTCAACTGCTGTAAAGAATCATATTCAGGATGAAGAACCGGCTTACACTGACGATTCAGGGAACAAAGAAGATCAGCCACAAATGTTTTTTGGGGTATTAGATAGAGAAGAGCTGGAATATTTCAAGCAAGCAGAATCAACCTTACAATTAGATGCTTTCGAAACACCTGAGGAAaagtttcaatttgttACAAGCATTATCGAAGAAGCAAAAGGTAAGGAATTAAAATTGGTTACATCTCAAATTACTTCGAAGCTAATGGAACGTATCATCTTGGAATGTGATGAATCTCAATTAAAGAGTATTTTTCAGTCCTTCAATGGTGCTTTCTTTGGCTCGTCATGTCATAAATATGCTTCCCATGTCTTAGAAACTCTGTTTGTTAGGAGCGCCGCTTTGCTAGAAAGAGAACTTTTAACACCAAGCTTCGATACCGATGAAAAAGATGGACCTCACGTGACCATGGAGAATATGTTCCTCTTTATGTTGAACGAGTTGAAACCtcatttgaaaatgatggTTAACCATCAATATGGATCGCATGTGTTAAGACTGCTAATATTAATCTTGTCTTCCAAAACTTTACCTAACTCGACTAAAACTAACTCCACACTGCGTTctaaaaaatcaaaaattgcaagaaaaatgattGACATTAAAGATAACGACGACTTCAATAAAGTCTACCAAACACCGgaatctttcaaatctgaGCTTCGTGACATCATAACAACTTTATATAAAAGCTTTACCAATGGTGCTGAAGCACGCTCAGATGTTTCCCAATCAATAGTAACCAAATTCAGAGAATATTGTGTAGATAAAATCGCTTCTCCTGTGATCCAATTAATTATTCAGGTCGAAGGTATTTTTGACAGAGACCGTTCCTTTTGGAGACTGGTTTTCAATACAGCAGACGAAAAAGACCCTAAGGAGGAGTCTTTCGTTGAATACTTACTGTCTGATCCCGTTGGATCTCATTTCCTGGAAAATGTGATCGCTTCTGCTAGATTAAAATACGTTGAAAGACTTTACCGTTTATATATGAAAGATCGTATTGTAAAGCTAGCCAAAAGAGATACAACGGGTGCCTTTGTGGTTCGGGCCCTATTAGAACAGTTGAAGGATAAGGACGTGAAACAGATATTGGATGCGGTGGTTCCTGATTTGAGTATGCTTTTAAACTCAAATATGGATTTTGGTACTGCTATCATCAACGCAAGTAATAAACAAGGCAATTATTTAAGAGATGACGTAATTGCTCAATTGGTGCAAAAATATTATCCAGAAAAGTCAGAAACGAAGAACATCTTAGAGAGCTGTTTATCATTGAGTTCGTCCACTTTGGGGAATACCAGGGATGACTGGCCGACGGCTGATGAAAGAAGGCGatcgatttttttggaacaATTAATTGACTATGACGACAAGTTCCTGAATATCACAATTGATAGTATGCTAGCCTTGCCTGAAGAACGCCTCATGCAAATGTGTTACCACGGGGTGTTTTCACATGTCGTTGAGCATGTTCTACAAACTACCAGGGTGGAAAcaatcaaaagaaagttaCTGTTGAATATACTGTGTAAACAGTCTGTAAATTTATCATGCAATGCGTATGGCTCTCATATAATGGACAAATTATGGGAATTTACGACGAAGTTGACACTATATAAGGAGCGCATTGCTAGCGCATTAGTTAGAGAAACggaaaaagttaaaaatAGTACTTACGGAAGACAAGTCtggaaaaattggaaattggAACTTTATGTCAGAAAAATGTGGGATTGGAAAAGATTAATCAAAGAGCAAGAATTCGAAATTTTCCCAGATTCTAAACCATTACAACCAAAAGCAGAAAAACATTCAAGAGAGAGGGataattcaaaagaaagaagtaccttcaaaaagcaaaagcAACATAGATAA
- the CCT8 gene encoding chaperonin-containing T-complex subunit CCT8, whose translation MSLRLPQNPNAGLFKQGYNSYSNADGQINKSIAAIRELHQMCLTSMGPCGRNKVIVNHLGKIIITNDAATMLRELDIVHPAVKVLVMATEQQKIDMGDGTNLVMILAGELLNVSEKLISMGLSAVEIIQGYNMAKKFILKELDELVVGEITDKNDKNELLKIIKPVISSKKYGSEDILSELVSEAVSHVLPVSQQAGETPYFNVDSIRVVKIMGGSLSNSTVIKGMVFNREPEGHVKSLSDDKKHKVAVFTCPLDIANTETKGTVLLHNAQEMLDFSKGEEKQIDAMMKEIADMGVECIIAGAGVGELALHYLNRYGILVLKVPSKFELRRLCRVCGATPLPRLGAPTPEELGLVETVKTMEIGGDRVTVFKQEQGEISRTSTIILRGATQNNLDDIERAIDDGVAAIKGLMKPSGGKLLPGAGATEIELISRITKYGERTPGLLQLAIKQFAVAFEVVPRTLAETAGLDVNEVLPNLYAAHNVSEPCSANEDHLYKGVDIDGETGEGVKDIREDGIYDMLATKKFAINVATEAATTVLSIDQIIMAKKAGGPRAPQGPKPGNWDQDD comes from the coding sequence ATGTCACTGAGATTGCCACAAAACCCTAACGCGGGATTGTTTAAGCAAGGTTATAACAGTTATTCCAACGCCGATGGACAAATTAACAAGTCAATTGCGGCCATCCGTGAATTGCATCAAATGTGTTTGACTTCAATGGGTCCCTGTGGTAGAAACAAGGTCATTGTCAACCATCTGGgtaaaattattattaccaACGATGCAGCAACTATGCTAAGGGAACTAGACATTGTCCATCCTGCGGTGAAAGTCCTTGTAATGGCCACTGAACAACAGAAGATCGATATGGGTGATGGTACCAATTTAGTTATGATCTTGGCAGGTGAGTTATTAAATGTCTCTGAGAAACTGATTTCAATGGGTTTATCCGCTGTAGAGATTATTCAAGGTTACAACATGGCCAAGaaatttattttgaaagaattggatGAATTGGTTGTTGGTGAAATTACTGACAAAAACgataaaaatgaacttttgaaaataataaaaccAGTTATTTCCTCTAAAAAATACGGTTCTGAAGATATACTAAGTGAACTCGTTTCTGAAGCTGTATCTCATGTTTTACCAGTTTCTCAACAGGCTGGGGAAACGCCTTACTTTAATGTTGACTCCATCAGAGTAGTAAAGATCATGGGTGGGTCTCTTTCCAATTCCACCGTTATTAAAGGTATGGTTTTCAATCGTGAACCCGAAGGTCATGTGAAATCATTATCCgatgataaaaaacataaagTTGCCGTTTTCACATGTCCACTTGACATAGCCAATACTGAAACCAAGGGTACTGTCCTGTTACATAATGCGCAAGAAATGTTGGACTTTTCTAAGGgtgaagaaaagcaaattgACGCCatgatgaaagaaattGCCGATATGGGCGTAGAATGTATTATTGCAGGTGCGGGCGTTGGCGAATTGGCGTTGCATTATTTGAATAGGTATGGTATTTTAGTCTTAAAAGTGCCAAGTAAATTCGAATTAAGAAGATTATGTCGTGTTTGTGGCGCTACTCCATTACCTAGATTGGGTGCTCCAACTCCAGAAGAATTAGGTTTAGTGGAAACCGTTAAAACTATGGAAATAGGTGGCGATAGAGTAACTGTTtttaaacaagaacaaggcGAAATCTCAAGAACTTCTACGATTATTCTAAGAGGTGCCACCCAGAACAATCTAGACGATATTGAAAGGGCCATTGACGATGGTGTAGCAGCTATCAAGGGTCTAATGAAACCATCTGGTGGTAAATTGTTGCCTGGAGCTGGTGCCACTGAAATTGAATTGATTTCTAGGATAACCAAATATGGTGAGCGAACACCTGGTTTACTACAGTTAGCCATAAAACAATTTGCCGTTGCTTTTGAAGTGGTTCCTCGTACTCTAGCAGAGACTGCTGGTCTTGATGTAAATGAAGTACTACCAAACTTGTACGCAGCACACAACGTTAGTGAGCCTTGCTCGGCTAATGAGGACCATTTATATAAAGGTGTGGATATCGATGGTGAAACTGGTGAAGGTGTAAAGGATATTAGAGAAGATGGTATTTACGACATGCTTGCCACCAAGAAATTTGCTATCAACGTCGCCACAGAGGCTGCAACTACTGTGCTTTCTATTGATCAAATTATTATGGCCAAGAAAGCTGGTGGTCCAAGAGCGCCTCAAGGTCCAAAACCAGGAAACTGGGATCAAGATGATTAA
- the RPC17 gene encoding DNA-directed RNA polymerase III subunit RPC17: protein MKVLEERNAFLSDYEVLKFLTDLEKKHLWDQNSQVALKKNRSRGKEKRPYNHPELQGITRGVVNFLNINKNYINQEDENEDQENNGAKDAEKSPISKMSDESFGELMGRLNSFKLFKAEKLQIVNQLPANMVHFYSIVEECDSRFDEKTIEEMLEIISGYS, encoded by the coding sequence ATGAAAGTTCTCGAAGAAAGAAACGCATTTCTAAGTGACTATgaagttttgaaatttttaacAGATTTAGAGAAGAAGCATCTTTGGGATCAGAACAGCCAGGTTGCCCTTAAGAAAAACCGCTCAAGGggtaaagaaaagaggCCGTACAATCACCCTGAATTGCAAGGTATTACACGTGGTGTAGTCAATTTTCTgaacataaacaaaaattacatCAACCAAGAAGACGAGAATGAAGATCAGGAAAACAATGGAGCAAAAGACGCTGAGAAATCACCCATAAGCAAAATGAGCGATGAAAGTTTTGGAGAATTAATGGGCAGATTAAATTCCTTCAAATTGTTTAAAGCAGAGAAATTACAAATTGTCAATCAACTTCCCGCGAATATGGTCCATTTTTACTCCATAGTTGAAGAGTGTGATTCaagatttgatgaaaagacaATTGAGGAAATGCTAGAGATAATTTCTGGCTACTCATAA